In the genome of Planctomyces sp. SH-PL62, the window CGAACCCGAAGGCCCGGTGCCGCCAGTGCTCAAGCGCCCGGAGCACCTGGTCGTTCTGGCGGACCAGCTCGGCCGGCGAGGGGTCGGCGATGAACGGGTCGCCCATGAAGACGATCAGGCGGTCGATCGCCATCCGGTCGGCGGCGACGACGAGCCGGGCCATCGCTTCCTCGGGCGTCCGTTCGCCGCTGCCGGCGAGATGCGTGTGGAGGTCCCAGATCACGGCGAGACTCCCGGTTTCAATCCTGGATCCGCAGTAGGAAGGCGATCAGGTCGGCCATCTCCGGCGGGGTGATCGACGTCTCCAGCCCCTCCGGCATCAGCGACTTCCCGGTTCCGGCGATCTCCGCGAGGTTGCGCCGGAGGATGGTCTCCTCGACTCCTTCCCGGCCGCGCAAGGTGACGCCGGAAGGGGTCTCGGAGGCGACGAGCCCGGACGCGACCCGGCCGTCGTCGAGGGCGACGGTGTATTCGAGGAACTCGGGCGAGACCTCGCGGTTGGGGTCGAGGATGTTCACGAGGATCTCCTCGGCCGTGCGCCGCCGGACCCCGGCGAGGTTGGGGCCGACGGCGTGCCCGCGCTCGCCGAGCTTGTGGCAGACCATGCACTCGCGGTCGAAGACGGCGCGGCCCCGATCGGGATCGCCGGGAGTCTCCAGGATCGGCTTGAATCGCGCGACGGCCTCGGCGCGGGGGCCGACGGCCTCGGCGGCGAACAGGGCCTGGGCGCGCGCCCGGACCGCCGGGTCGTTGTCCGCCACCAGCAGGGTGCGGCGGGTCGGCGGGATCTGCCCGACGGCGACCGTCCCCGCCTCGACGGCGTCGAGCAACGGGCCGAGCCACGCGCGGCGGCCGAGGAGTCGCGCCGCGACCTCGGTGCGGAGCCCCGGCGTGTAGCCTTTCCACGGCCCGAGCAGGATCCCGGCCACCTCCGGCCGGTCGAACCCGGCGAGAGCCTTCACCGCCGCCGACTGGAGGGCGGGGGGCTGGTCCGGGCCGAGCAGGGGGGCGAGGACGGCGGCGGCCTGATCGTAGTCCATCTGGCCGAGGATCGCCGCGGCACGCACCCGGGCGGCGGGCGTCGCGGACTCGTCGGGGGCGGTGCTCGCGGCCGTGGCGAAGAGGGCGTCGAGCCAGGCGGTCGACTCGGGCGGCAGGCCGACCAGGCCCGAGAGCCGCCGCCGGTTCCGCGCGAGTCCGTCCCCCAGGCCGAGGGCCGCGTCGGACGCCGCGTCGTCGCGTCCGCCACGAGACAGGGCGGCGAGGACGCGGCCGATCTCATCGTCTTTGCCGCGGGCCCCGACGACCAGGGCGAGCGACCGCAGCAGGGAGGCCCCGTCACCGGCGGCGGCGAACCCGCCGTCCCCCTGGAGCCGTTCGAACAACCCGGCCGGATCGACCGTCGCGGAGCTGAGCACGGCCGTGCGGATCCAGGGGTCGGCCGCGTCCCGCCGCGCGATCGCCGCCAACGCCGGCGCGGCGGCCTCGCCGGGGATCTCGCCGAGGGTGAAGGCCACCTGGAATCGGACCCTCGGCTCCGGGTCCTCGGCCAGCCTGAGCACCGCCTCGCGCAGCTCGGGCGATCCGAGCCTCGGTTCGGCCAGCCGGACGGCATGCTCCCGGAGGTGCGGCGAAACGTCGCCGAGCGTCAGGAGAAGGTCGGCGTCGCTCAGGGCGGCGAGCCCTTCCAGCGAATAGAGCGCGTGGAGCCGGCCGACGGCCTCGCGGGAGTCGCGAAGCAGGGCTTTCAGGAACGGGACGGCGGCGGCGTCCTGGCGCTCGAAGAGCAGCCGGTGGGCGGTGTCGCGGTGCCAGCCGTTGGGGTGCTCCAGGAGCTTGACGAGCGTCTCCACGTCGGCGTCGCCCAGCAGGGGGGCCCTCCTGTGGACGAAGTCGGGCGGGGCCAGGCGGTAGATCCGGCCCCGGTCTTCGCCGCTGCGGAGATCCAGCCTCGCCAGGATGTCCTCGGGGATCGACCAGGGGTGCTCGATCGTCTCGCGATACATGTCGAGCACGTGGAGCGTGCCGTCGGGGGCGTTGACGAAATTGACCGGGCGGAACCAGGTGTCGGTGGAGGCGACGAACTCGACCCGGTCGTCGGCGCGGGTCGCGCGGAAGGTCACGCCGTCGGGCTCCACACGCATGCGATGCACGAGGTTGTTCGCGACCTCGCCCAGGAAGAGCTGGCCGCGATAGGAGTCCGGGTAGGCGTCGCCCCGGTAGACGGTCAGGCCGCTCGACGAGGTGAGGCTGCCGCCGGCGACCAGCTCGCTGCGGGGCAGGGCCTTGCCGACCTCCGTCCAGCGCCGGGCGCGGAGTTCGCGCCAGGGCTCGGGGGGGCTCACCCGGTACATCGGGATCGCGTCGCCGGCCTCGGCTGCGTCGTGCAGCACCTTCGGGGTGGGGAGGAACAGGTTGCGGGCGAGGTAGCGGGACGGCAGCACGACGTGCTCGGCCGGGTTGCGGATGTCGCAGAGGAAGCGGTCGCCCCAGTCGTCGAACGTGTTACCGAACCTCGCCCCGCCCGAGACGACCTCGACCCGCCCGGAGCCGGGGTCGAACCGGAAGTCGCGACGGGCGACGTCGACCCCGGCTTGCTCCGGGGCGTCGGTCGGCCGGATCTTGCCGCCGTTGCTCGAACCGGCGCCGTAGACCTTGTGGTCGAGGCCCCACTGGAGGTTGTTCATCACCGCCTGGACGTTGTACTTGCGGAAGCCGGTGAGGACCTGCCGCCGCTCGTCGGCCTTCAGGTCGCCGTCGTGGTCCTTGAGATACCAGACGTCGGGGGTCGCGGCGACGAACACGCCCCCCTTCCAGACGGCGACGCCCGTCGGCCAGGAGAGCTTGTCGGCGAAGATCTCGCTCCGGTCGAAGACGCCGTCGCCGTCGTCGTCGATCAGGATCCGGACGCGGCCGACCGGGGGGTCCTGGTTGTCGGCGAACGGGCGATCCTTCGCAGCGTCGACGTGCGGGTAGTCGGTCATCTCGACGACGTAAAGCCGCCCGTTTTCGTCGTAGGCCGCCGCCACCGGGTCCATGACCAGCGGCTCGGCCGCCAGGAGGTCCAGCCGAAATCCCGCCTGCATCCGGAACGACTTCGCCGCCTCGGCCGGCTCTTGCGGGGCGAGCCTCGGCAGCGGGTCGTCGGCGCCGAGGATGGCGAGCGTCAGCAGGGCGAGCCCCGCCTTGAGTGACCGATTCATAGCACCACCCGGTAAGGCTGCCGTGGCCCGAGGGCGACGGAGGAACGGCCGTCCTCCGGTCTCATCGACAGGCCCGAAGCCTGGACGCCGGCCGCGACGGTTCCGGAAGATAACCCGCCCCGGCCGGGGGAGCAATCCGGCAGGCCGGGCCTTGCTTCCCAACGCAGGCGCGGCCGGCTGAAGCTTCGCCGCTCGGCCCCGGTCGTTCGACATTGGCAGCGGTGCGGCGGTCGGTTACGCTGGGGAGCTTGAAGCGAGTGCGGGGAACGCCCCGGCCTGCGCAGGGTTCGGGGAGAGCGGAGACGCGGCCGAAGATGCTCCAGATCAAGTTGCCGGATGGGTCGATCAAGGAATATCCCGAGGGGACCAGCCCGCGCGAGGTCGCGGCCGGGATCGGCAAGCGGCTGGCGGAGGCGTCGATCGCGGCGGTGGTCGACGGCGCGATCGTCGACATGGACCGCCCGCTGGAGATCGGCGACCCAGCGAACGGGGCGATCGAGCTGAGGCTCCTGACCTCGCGCGACCGCGAAGCCCTGGACGTCCTGCGGCACTCCACCGCGCACATCATGGCCCGCGCCGTCATGCGGCTCTTCCCGGGGGTGCGGCTGGCCTTCGGGCCGACCACGGCCAACGGCTACTATTATGACATGGAGGTCGACGGCCGGAGCATCTCCGAGGACGACTTCCCGGCGATCGAGGCCGAGATGGCCAAGATCACCAAGGAGGCCGAGCCCTTCGAGCGGTTCTCGCTCCCCGTCGACAAGGCCCGCGAGTTCGTCGCCGACCTCGGCCAGACGCTCAAGGTCGAGCACATCGACGAGGAACTGGCGAAGTTCGGCGTCCTGAGCTTCTATCGCCAGGGCGAGTTCGTCGACCTCTGCCGCGGCCCCCACATCCCCAACGCCGGCAAGCTGGGGGCGTTCAAGCTCCTCTCCATCGCCGGGTCGTACTGGAAGGGCCGCACCGACCGGCCGATGCTCCAGCGGCTCTACGGCACCGCCTTCTTCGACAAGAAGGAGCTGGACGCCTATCTCGCCCAGGTCGAGGAGGCCCGCAAGCGCGACCACCGCAAGCTCGGCAAGGAGCTGGGCCTGTTCACAATCTCGCCCCTGGTCGGCCCCGGCCTGATCCTCTGGATGCCCAAGGGCGCCATCATCCGCGGCCTGCTCGAGAACTTCATGAAGTCCGAGCTGATGAAGCGGGGGTACCAGCCGGTCTACACCCCGCACATCGGCAAGGTCGACCTCTACAAGACCAGCGGGCACTATCCGTACTACAAGGATTCGCAGTTCCCGACCCTCAAGATGCCCGCCGACGCCTCCGCAAAGGAGCTGCTCGACGGCCTGATCGCCGGCAACGTCGACGACGACGCCCAGCGCGTCCTGCTGGGCAAGGCCGGCATCCCCGAACGCCTGCCCGACGCCGCGTCGGAGACCAAGTTCACCCGGCCTTACTTCGAGATGAGCGTCGCGGAGCGGATCGGCTACCTCGAACAGACCTGCGAGTTCGAGGAATACCTGCTCAAGCCGATGAACTGCCCGCACCACATCCAGATCTTCGACGCCCAGCCCCGGAGCTACCGCGAGCTGCCGCTCCGGCTGGCCGAGTTCGGCACCGTCTACCGCTACGAGCAGTCGGGCGAGCTTTCGGGCATGACCCGCGTCCGGGGCTTCACCCAGGACGACGCCCACCTGTTCTGCACCCCGGACCAGGTCCGCGAGGAATTCCGGGCCACGATGGAGCTGACCCAGCACATCCTCGGCTCGCTGGGGCTGGCGGACTACCGCGTCCGGCTCTCCAAGCACGACCCCGAAGACCCCAAATACCAGGGCGCCGCCGGCGACACCTGGCGCCAGGCCGAGGAAGACATCCGGTCGGTGCTCGACGAGATGGGCCTGCCGTACGAGGAGGCGACCGGCGAGGCGGCCTTCTACGGCCCCAAGGCCGACTTCATCGTCCGCGACTGCATCGGCCGCCAGTGGCAGCTCGGGACGGTCCAGCTCGACTACGTCCTCCCCGAGCGGTTCGGCCTGGAGTACGTCGGCGCCGACAACCACACCCATCGGCCGGTGATGATCCATCGCGCGCCCTTCGGCAGCATGGAGCGGTTCATGGGCATCCTGATCGAGCACTTCGCCGGCGCGTTCCCGCTCTGGCTGGCGCCTGAACAGGTCCGCATCCTGCCCATCTCCGAGAAGGCCGCCGACTACGCCGAGACCGTCCTCAAGCGGCTCACCGACGCCGGCTTCCGGGCCACGCTGGACCACCGCCCGGAGAAGATCGGGGCCAAGATCCGCGACGCCCAGCTCGACAAGATCCCGGTCATGTTCGTCGTCGGCGCCAAGGAAGCCGAGGCCGGCGCCGTCGCCTACCGCGACCGCGTCGCCGGCGACCAGGGCGTCATGAGCCTGGACGAAGCGCTCGCCCGCGTCCGCAAGGAAGACGACGAGCGCGTCTTCCACCAGGCCGCCCCGCTCGCCCCCCCGACGACCGGCGACGAGTCGGCCGAAAACCATGAGTATTGAGACCTCGCCGGCCGTCCCAATCGGCGAGTCGCAGATCCGCGAGGCCGTCGAACGGCTCGCGCCGTGGGTCCACCTGACGCCGGTGGCGACCTCGCGGACGCTCGACGAGCGGGCCGGCGCGTCGGTCTTCCTCAAGTGCGAAAACCTCCAGCGGGTCGGGGCGTTCAAGTTCCGGGGGGCGATGAACGCCCTCCTGCAACTGGACGACGCGAGCAAGGCGGCGGGGGTCGTCACGCACTCTTCCGGCAACCACGCCCAGGCCCTGGCCCTGGCGGGGAAGCTGCTGGGGGTCCCGGTGACCGTCGTGATGCCCGATACGGCCCCCCCGATCAAGCAGGCGGCCACGGCCGGGTACGGGGCGACGATCCGACTCTGCGAGCCGACCCTCGCCGCCCGCGAGGCGGCCGTCGCCGACGAGATCGCCCGCAAGGGGCTGACGCTCGTCCATCCGTTCAACGACTGGAACGTCATCGCCGGCCAGGCGACCGCCGCGTGGGAGCTGCTCGACCAGGTCGGGCCGCTCGACGCCGTCGTCGTCCCCGTCGGCGGCGGCGGCCTGCTCGCGGGAACCGCCCTCGCCGTGAAGGCGCGGTCCCCCGAAACCCTCGTCATCGGGGTCGAGCCCGAGCGCGCCGACGACGCCCGGCGCTCGCTCGCCTCGGGCCGGATCGAGCCCTCCGGCGACCCCCAGACGATCGCCGACGGACTCCGCACCTCGCTCGGCGAACGCCCGTTCGCCGTCATCTCCCGCCAGGTCGACCGGATCGAGACCGCGAGCGAGGCCGCCATCGTCGACGCCCTCCGCTTCCTCTGGGAACGTCTCAAGCTCGTCGTCGAACCCTCCAGCGCCGTGGTCGTCGCCCCGCTCCTCGAACGCAAGCTCGACCTCGAAGGCCGTCGGATCGGCGCCGTGCTCAGCGGCGGCAACGTCGACCTGGGCCCGTTCTTCGACGCCCTCGCCGCCCGCTGGCTCTGACGCCCAGCAATCGGCCCCACGATTGGCTTCGTTCGCAACCCCCGTCGACCGAACCCAATCGACGCAAATCCAACATAGCAATGACTTTACGGCCGGATTTCGGCTTTGGAAATTGGGTTCGTCCGGCGGTTTTCGTCGCATCGCGTCAAGCGTCCCCGCAGCGATTCGCGACGCCCAACGGCCGAGACTTCGAGGGCCGAGGCGCACCGTCGCTTACCTTGACGATGCACCTTGGAACCCGGTTACGGCGAGGAATCCGCCCTCGTCGCAGATCTCATCCCTTCCCCCCTCGCGGCGAAGGGGGAGGACGAGAACGGAAACCGCCGGCGGTTCAGGCGGCCGGTCTGCGAATCCCGACGGCGCCCCTGCCCGCCGTCCCCGTCATCAAGCCCTTCCCCCCTGGCGGGGGAAGGTGGCCCGAAGGGCCGGATGAGGGGGGGACGAACACCAAGACCGTCGGCGTTTCAAGCGGCCGACCTGCGGAATCTGACGGCTCCCGTGCCGGTCTTCCCTCTCATCTGACGCCTTCGGCGTCTGGCTTACTCCGCGAGGGGGGAAGACGGTTGTCGAGCACGAAGACCGTCGGCGTAAACTGAGTCTGGGTCGCGAACCCCGACGGCTTCCCGGCCCGTCACCCCCTCATCTGACCGCTTCGCGGTCTGTCTTCCCCCGCGAGGGGGGAAGACTTTCCTCGCACGGAAGCCAGAGGCCTTTCGAGTTGAGGAGGCCGCCGGGATCCGGGGCCGGGCCCTAACGCCCCTCGCACGCCGTCGACGCCCGGCCGGGCCGGCGGGGCCACGGGTCGGGCGGGCCGAGCGACGCCGGGTGTTTCCGGCGGGGCATCGTCAGGGGAGAAGGTCTGATCGCGTCGGGAGCGACCGTCGCCGTGCGAAACTCCGCGGGGGCCTTGTGCGGGGGGCGATCGGCCCGCAAGATCGGGGCGGTCGTGGAATCTTCCGCTTGCGCTTCCGAGAACGTTCATGACAATCCTCGCGTGGCTCGCCGTCGTCGACCTGCTCGCGGTCGTGTTGCTCACCGCGCGCCGGGTCGACGTGCGCCTCGTGCTCTTGCTGGGGGCGTTGCCGCTGTTCGCGGCGGCCGGCGGGCCGGGGATGGTGGAGATGATGCGGAAGGTGGCCGCCGAGATGTCGAACGCGGCGACCATCGTGCCGATCGGCTCGGCGATGGGGTTCGCGTACGTCCTCCGGATGACGGGGTGCGACGGCGAGATGGTCCGGCTCCTGCTCCGCCCGCTCCGTCGAGCCCCTGCGCTGCTGGTTCCGGGGGGAATCGCGGCGGGCTATCTCGTCAACACGACGATCGTCAGCCAGGCGGGGACGGCGGCCGTGCTGGGGCCGATCCTGATCCCGCTGCTCCGGGCGGGGGGGCTCGACGCGGCGACCGCCGGCGCGGTGCTCCTGATGGGGGCCTCGATGGGGGGCGAGCTGTTCAACCCCGGCGCGGTCGAGATGCGGAAGCTCTCCGAGCTGACCGGGATCGCCGGGCACGAGGTCGTCTCGCGACAGGCCCCGCTCAATTTCGCGGCCTGCGGCTCGGCCTTGCTCACCTTCTGGATCCTGGCCGCGCGGCGGGCGCGGTCGGAGTCGGAAGCGGACGTCGAGGCCGAGGATGGTCTCGGGCAGATGCGGGTCAACCCGTTCAAGGCGATGATCCCGATCGCGCCATTGGCGATCCTGTTCATGGACGGGGCGATGGGGCCGAGTTCGCCGCTGGTCGAGTTCGCGGGGCCGTCGAAGATCCTGACGGCGATGCTCGTGGGCGTGCTCCTGGCGTGGGCGGCCGTGCCGAAGACCGGTTCGCGGCTCGCTCCGGAGTTCTTCGAGGGGGCGGGCTACGCCTATACGCACGTCATCTCGCTGATCGTGGCAGCGTCGACCTTCGCGGAGGGTGTGCGGCGGAGCGGGCTGATCCAGGTCCTGGTGCGGCTGCTGGGCGATCAGCCGGCGCTCGCGCCGATGGCCTCGGTGGTCATCCCGTGGAGCCTGGGGGTGATCTCGGGGAGCGGGATCGCGCCGGCGGTGGCGATCATGGAGTTTTTCGTGCCGGCGGCCGAGCACCTGGGGCTCGACCCGGTCC includes:
- a CDS encoding PVC-type heme-binding CxxCH protein, which gives rise to MNRSLKAGLALLTLAILGADDPLPRLAPQEPAEAAKSFRMQAGFRLDLLAAEPLVMDPVAAAYDENGRLYVVEMTDYPHVDAAKDRPFADNQDPPVGRVRILIDDDGDGVFDRSEIFADKLSWPTGVAVWKGGVFVAATPDVWYLKDHDGDLKADERRQVLTGFRKYNVQAVMNNLQWGLDHKVYGAGSSNGGKIRPTDAPEQAGVDVARRDFRFDPGSGRVEVVSGGARFGNTFDDWGDRFLCDIRNPAEHVVLPSRYLARNLFLPTPKVLHDAAEAGDAIPMYRVSPPEPWRELRARRWTEVGKALPRSELVAGGSLTSSSGLTVYRGDAYPDSYRGQLFLGEVANNLVHRMRVEPDGVTFRATRADDRVEFVASTDTWFRPVNFVNAPDGTLHVLDMYRETIEHPWSIPEDILARLDLRSGEDRGRIYRLAPPDFVHRRAPLLGDADVETLVKLLEHPNGWHRDTAHRLLFERQDAAAVPFLKALLRDSREAVGRLHALYSLEGLAALSDADLLLTLGDVSPHLREHAVRLAEPRLGSPELREAVLRLAEDPEPRVRFQVAFTLGEIPGEAAAPALAAIARRDAADPWIRTAVLSSATVDPAGLFERLQGDGGFAAAGDGASLLRSLALVVGARGKDDEIGRVLAALSRGGRDDAASDAALGLGDGLARNRRRLSGLVGLPPESTAWLDALFATAASTAPDESATPAARVRAAAILGQMDYDQAAAVLAPLLGPDQPPALQSAAVKALAGFDRPEVAGILLGPWKGYTPGLRTEVAARLLGRRAWLGPLLDAVEAGTVAVGQIPPTRRTLLVADNDPAVRARAQALFAAEAVGPRAEAVARFKPILETPGDPDRGRAVFDRECMVCHKLGERGHAVGPNLAGVRRRTAEEILVNILDPNREVSPEFLEYTVALDDGRVASGLVASETPSGVTLRGREGVEETILRRNLAEIAGTGKSLMPEGLETSITPPEMADLIAFLLRIQD
- the thrS gene encoding threonine--tRNA ligase — encoded protein: MLQIKLPDGSIKEYPEGTSPREVAAGIGKRLAEASIAAVVDGAIVDMDRPLEIGDPANGAIELRLLTSRDREALDVLRHSTAHIMARAVMRLFPGVRLAFGPTTANGYYYDMEVDGRSISEDDFPAIEAEMAKITKEAEPFERFSLPVDKAREFVADLGQTLKVEHIDEELAKFGVLSFYRQGEFVDLCRGPHIPNAGKLGAFKLLSIAGSYWKGRTDRPMLQRLYGTAFFDKKELDAYLAQVEEARKRDHRKLGKELGLFTISPLVGPGLILWMPKGAIIRGLLENFMKSELMKRGYQPVYTPHIGKVDLYKTSGHYPYYKDSQFPTLKMPADASAKELLDGLIAGNVDDDAQRVLLGKAGIPERLPDAASETKFTRPYFEMSVAERIGYLEQTCEFEEYLLKPMNCPHHIQIFDAQPRSYRELPLRLAEFGTVYRYEQSGELSGMTRVRGFTQDDAHLFCTPDQVREEFRATMELTQHILGSLGLADYRVRLSKHDPEDPKYQGAAGDTWRQAEEDIRSVLDEMGLPYEEATGEAAFYGPKADFIVRDCIGRQWQLGTVQLDYVLPERFGLEYVGADNHTHRPVMIHRAPFGSMERFMGILIEHFAGAFPLWLAPEQVRILPISEKAADYAETVLKRLTDAGFRATLDHRPEKIGAKIRDAQLDKIPVMFVVGAKEAEAGAVAYRDRVAGDQGVMSLDEALARVRKEDDERVFHQAAPLAPPTTGDESAENHEY
- a CDS encoding pyridoxal-phosphate dependent enzyme produces the protein MSIETSPAVPIGESQIREAVERLAPWVHLTPVATSRTLDERAGASVFLKCENLQRVGAFKFRGAMNALLQLDDASKAAGVVTHSSGNHAQALALAGKLLGVPVTVVMPDTAPPIKQAATAGYGATIRLCEPTLAAREAAVADEIARKGLTLVHPFNDWNVIAGQATAAWELLDQVGPLDAVVVPVGGGGLLAGTALAVKARSPETLVIGVEPERADDARRSLASGRIEPSGDPQTIADGLRTSLGERPFAVISRQVDRIETASEAAIVDALRFLWERLKLVVEPSSAVVVAPLLERKLDLEGRRIGAVLSGGNVDLGPFFDALAARWL
- the dcuC gene encoding C4-dicarboxylate transporter DcuC, producing MTILAWLAVVDLLAVVLLTARRVDVRLVLLLGALPLFAAAGGPGMVEMMRKVAAEMSNAATIVPIGSAMGFAYVLRMTGCDGEMVRLLLRPLRRAPALLVPGGIAAGYLVNTTIVSQAGTAAVLGPILIPLLRAGGLDAATAGAVLLMGASMGGELFNPGAVEMRKLSELTGIAGHEVVSRQAPLNFAACGSALLTFWILAARRARSESEADVEAEDGLGQMRVNPFKAMIPIAPLAILFMDGAMGPSSPLVEFAGPSKILTAMLVGVLLAWAAVPKTGSRLAPEFFEGAGYAYTHVISLIVAASTFAEGVRRSGLIQVLVRLLGDQPALAPMASVVIPWSLGVISGSGIAPAVAIMEFFVPAAEHLGLDPVRIGTLASLGAHFGRTMSPAAAVVAMCVRLSGESATNLIRRVVPPLLVGMAVMIVVSVLRLF